A single Oncorhynchus mykiss isolate Arlee chromosome 24, USDA_OmykA_1.1, whole genome shotgun sequence DNA region contains:
- the LOC110503612 gene encoding calpain small subunit 1 isoform X2: MEVSPTELMNILNRIIGKRSDLKTDGFSIESCRGMVAVMDSDSTGKLGFHEFKFLWNNIKKWQGIYISNDADCSGVISSRELSAAFKSACFPLNDQLFQLIVRRYSDEQGNMDFDNFIGCLVRLDAMCRAFKTLDKDNNGKIKVNIQEWLQLTMHS, encoded by the exons ATGGAGGTGAGCCCCACTGAACTGATGAACATCCTCAACAGGATCATTGGCAAAC GTTCTGACCTGAAGACTGACGGCTTTAGCATCGAGTCATGCAGGGGCATGGTGGCTGTCATGGAC AGTGACAGCACAGGGAAGCTAGGTTTCCACGAGTTCAAGTTTTTATGGAACAACATCAAGAAATGGCAG GGCATCTACATATCAAATGACGCAGACTGCTCAGGGGTCATCTCCTCACGAGAGCTGTCCGCTGCCTTCAAATCTGCAT GTTTCCCTCTCAACGACCAGCTCTTCCAGTTGATCGTTCGCAGGTACAGTGACGAACAGGGCAACATGGACTTTGACAACTTCATTGGGTGCCTGGTCAGACTGGACGCTATGTGTC GAGCCTTCAAGACTCTGGACAAAGATAATAATGGAAAGATCAAAGTCAACATCCAGGAG TGGCTTCAGTTGACCATGCACTCATAA
- the LOC110503612 gene encoding calpain small subunit 1 isoform X1 encodes MFLAKKLIGGILDVVSNIDPSQFVPSDPPPPRRPLAYVEQNENDEERQFRKVFQQLAGDDMEVSPTELMNILNRIIGKRSDLKTDGFSIESCRGMVAVMDSDSTGKLGFHEFKFLWNNIKKWQGIYISNDADCSGVISSRELSAAFKSACFPLNDQLFQLIVRRYSDEQGNMDFDNFIGCLVRLDAMCRAFKTLDKDNNGKIKVNIQEWLQLTMHS; translated from the exons ATGTTTCTGGCTAAAAAACTCATTGGTGGCATCCTGGATGTTGTAAG CAACATCGACCCCAGTCAATTTGTGCCATCAGATCCT CCCCCACCACGCAGACCTCTGGCCTACGTGGAGCAGAATGAGAACGACGAGGAGAGACAGTTTCGCAAGGTGTTCCAGCAACTCGCTGGGGAT GACATGGAGGTGAGCCCCACTGAACTGATGAACATCCTCAACAGGATCATTGGCAAAC GTTCTGACCTGAAGACTGACGGCTTTAGCATCGAGTCATGCAGGGGCATGGTGGCTGTCATGGAC AGTGACAGCACAGGGAAGCTAGGTTTCCACGAGTTCAAGTTTTTATGGAACAACATCAAGAAATGGCAG GGCATCTACATATCAAATGACGCAGACTGCTCAGGGGTCATCTCCTCACGAGAGCTGTCCGCTGCCTTCAAATCTGCAT GTTTCCCTCTCAACGACCAGCTCTTCCAGTTGATCGTTCGCAGGTACAGTGACGAACAGGGCAACATGGACTTTGACAACTTCATTGGGTGCCTGGTCAGACTGGACGCTATGTGTC GAGCCTTCAAGACTCTGGACAAAGATAATAATGGAAAGATCAAAGTCAACATCCAGGAG TGGCTTCAGTTGACCATGCACTCATAA